In the genome of Microplitis demolitor isolate Queensland-Clemson2020A chromosome 5, iyMicDemo2.1a, whole genome shotgun sequence, the window GTACGTAAAAACTCGAGTACAAGAGTGTATACAGAAGAGTAGAGGGAAGTGTTGCCTGGAAAGGTAGAGGCTGAATTTAGTGATAAAAAGAGAGGAGAGATggatttttaagttaaaaggTCACGTCCCTCTTGTACGACGAATATTTAAAGCTTCCCACTGGAGATAGAGCTGGAGCTAGAGATAGAGCTGATGCTGGTACTGGTTTTCTAGTCATAAATGTTTGCGCGTCGGCAACCCGACCCAATTAACTCATCGGCTTTATCTACGATTAATGTCAGTGCGTTGGTGTCGTCTCAGTTAATTTaggatttaatatttaaatttttcaactttaaatttttaaaataaactgtgTAATTGCGCTGGAGAATTTAAATGCccgtttataaaaatttatttaaggtcaaagtttaattttattacaaagttTATAGTTCATGTTAGAAGAGacatggaaataaaataagaccCGTGTTTGGTTCGATGAGTACTtgggtaataaatttttaaatatccccgTTTGTTTGCCAGATCTTGTTTGCTAACTCAGACTTCTCCATATATTTTAGGGATAAACATGACCTTATCCGTAACTTTTTTCGGGCATtaatggaatttatttaattaattattgttttattaactGCTGGTATTTTGAGTGGTTtttaatttggaattttttaaatgttttggcGGGGGCATAAGTGGGCTAAGTTGTCTTGccctaaattttgaatttagatagatatttatatgttttaaataacaCCTGGTCGTTTATTAAACGACCGCCAGAAACCTggcaatgaatttttaaaaaatttagtggcAAGTCGCCAGCTGTTTTTGTAGTAATCTGTCTTGACTTGttcgattttaaattgactattgttttattaattttatttgtaaaaacaaaataggccactttttttttattggaatcgtaaatttaaaaaaaaaaatttaatgacagtcgggctttaatttttttgacaaatttttttactcatacaAAAAACTTgttacagaaaataaaatttttttgtaactcgAAATtcccaatttttattaaaaaaaattttaattaatttgtaaattaaaaaattttctgtttgattttaatctcaaattttatttttaaaatttaataaaaaaaaaaaaaattgtcctgGTTATAAACCTCGAGGCGAATTGAAAATATCgcaaatataattcatataaaattgaataccGATATCTccgaaaaataaaacagataaaagtaaaatataaattcaaaacctttggaaatatataataattttaataaaaaaaaaaaaaaaaaaaaaaaaaaaaaaaaaatatctgcaaAAAAGTGAAAGCAGCCGAAAACAAATTCGATTAACTAAACATTAAatacacattaaaaaaaatttccatctcTTTTTCAATGCATTTACCCAAaagcttatatatattatcgatttattttaaaaaatttatctgcgTCAATTTGTTCGGTTAATGGAGTGATAAAGCAAAAAGGACGACTCCGGTAAAAATGACTATAACTCACCGGGAATCGTACATTGGGCCACTCGTTCTGCAGCTTAAGCTCGGGCTTTCAAATGCCTCCAATTAATTTCGTCAGCAATTTTCCTTACTTTAGTTATTgctcaataacaaaaaaaaaaaaaaaaaaattctcttgcaATCTAAACTAAAACTTTacgtaaattttaatcacaTAAATCACTACCAGCATCCCGAAGTAGACTcccagattaaaaaattttttttctacacgaCAATTTACACCCGAGTTACAGCTTTCCAaactcttaaattttttcaaaacttttaaactcgactcgataaattaattattttacatgaaaattgaaataaactttttattgattaaagtgAAGGGTAAAAAAGCCGTAGCATAAACAAGTCAAAGACcagggaaataaaaaatgggaGTAAAAAGGGGAAGTACCCGGGAGACTCAAAACGTCACGTGACTCATGGGCATAGTCATCCATATTTAAAAACCCACACTCCACCCTTAGCAGCATAATCGGCAAGATCACGTTTATTGGCACATGCAGGTGACGGGTAACGGGTAAACTAGCCAGAGTAAAATCAGTCCCCGTCTCTTGGCTCGACTTTGAAACCCATAACCGGCGACGATCGTTTCCGCTCGAGTGAGTAACGCCTCATGTTGCATTCATCCCCTTAATGCGTCTCTGTCGTCTAGCTGATGTCCACCCCTTTTTCATCATGCACTCATCTCCATTCCCTTCAATCCCGTCCCAGTGTAATCTATTTCTCTATATCACCTCGTATACCATCGCGCTATATCTATACTTCTCTATATGGATAAACGCATCGATCCATAGAGATTATCCGAGCTTGCAAATTGCAAGTTCCGGTCTCGTGGGTTTAATGTGAACACGATCAGAACGCCGACCGGGATGAAAAAAAACCGGCTGATTTGATTGAATATTAATCAGCCCGCTATCAAAGTCCTAACTTTTTTACCCTCACACCGGTTCAAAATCAAGGCTTTTGCTTTTTAAAGgtcggaaataaaattaattaggtCACGggtccattaattttttttttttttttttcaccaaaaaaatttttatttggttgTAATTTATTGCCGATTAGATAACTCGATAACGTCAATCCATTGAGCCGCGATATCACTACTCTAGCTGATTAAACCCctcgctcttttttttttttaattatttattaatcctttttttttttaataataatttctttacgTATCCCGAGgggaaaaaaatcatttattgtaaatttaagaaagtaaataccgcataaaattttaatctaaaaaaaaaaatatacacatttatatatctaGGTTACCTTATACCCTAAGGGTGGTATTTAAACAGAGTTTCTTTCTCGCCTTCCGTTCACACTTTCTCGTTGGCAATCTccgtttataaaaaaaaaaaaaaaaaattaactttacctcaaaattcaatatttacactaaaaataaatatctttggtaaattttttttttaaataaaaaaatccatccCTTGATTCGgcctcaaaaataaatatttaacacgcGACTTTGAGAgtgtgattaataaaaaaaaaaaactaaataataataaaatgtgacAGAAGGCCGAGCGGGCGATCGAATGTACGCCCCGCCTCGTACTAGTGGTTTCGGTCAAGTCTTAGTCTCCCGCTCACGCACTTCGTCACTCACGTCAACCCCAGATAAACGGAGCAAAAAAAATCCCAAGAGTTTACTTATCACTATACAGATCTACCGTACGGTGGGTATGTAGTTTTAGTAAGTCAGTAGTACGAGTAGAGTACGAGGAAACACGAACCGAGGTCGCGGAAGCGCGAGAGTAAGAGGAGTAGTTTGAGATATAGACGTAGATGTAGATGTTGACGTAGAAGGAGAAATAgaagaggaagaggaagaggaAGTAAAAGGTGACGTTACCCGTCCACTTTAATGCACTCTCTTTACACTACCCCATTGCCTAGTAGCCTAGTATACCCTCGCGACCTCGAAACATCTTTATAAGCAAATCTCTCCTGTCTCTCCGCATCTAAACTCAAAcaactttttcattacaatatttacccgattaaatttcaaaataaattacaataacaatTCATTTACCTcccactaaatttatttttctatcccACCCgcggaattatttaaataaaagctctTGCTAAGCTTTTTGTTCCTTACTCAGCTTACAGCCTCACCACCGTAATCCATCGTCAGGCGTGTCTAGTCCTTTCTCTTTTCACGTACTGTGTCCTTGGTTTCCTCGTCGGCTCTCTCTCTTGTCTTCTGAGCTCTTGGACTGATAAACACTGAGAACTGGGGGCTTGTAACTATCAAGTTTTTATCAGACACCCGCGAGTTTTTATaggattcaaaaaataaaaataaattttattattcaacactgagattttgttatttattttgagaacTAGTGATTATTTATCGAGCACACTGTTGACGTTCGGGTGGTTGTAGCTGCTCATATGCTAGCTGGGACACGAGTAGCGACCGCGACCGCGCGCGAGTACGCTCGGACCTTTACCTCGCGGCTCTATCGTGCGTCGAGATGACGACTGCGATCAACTCAACGGCGCTTGCTCCATGAACatctaatacaatatatatatatgtatatatatatcaaccCCACCTTCCCCGACACAATTACGTGCCAatgattgtatataaatttttttgcaaacgttttatttttttatttagctttTACTTTGTCGTTATTCCAGATGAGAGGACAACAAATTGTtagagacctttttttttaattttttatcgtaattattatctaataaataaaatataaatagacctttaatagttttttaaataatttttatttattatttattaattattataattgtgtAGTCAATCGATAGATCAATCAATTGAGTTTATTTATGACTGAGTAAatgtatttgaatttaataagacAACCATCTCCTGGGATTTTCAATAGTAATGGCATCTATTTCTTGAGCAGTAAATCCTTTGGCTGGCATACGTGGCAAGACATTTGTAAGAATGTGAGAGTATCCATGTCCGCCGAATTTAACCTGGAACCAGTCAACCATCGAGAGggaatcaatttttaaacctTAAACTTTGATAGCGGTTTGATATATTCTGTCATTGCGGAGAGACATTTATTTAGTGgctgtttttttaaatatttaatatactagtacactgaaaaatcgggagtgattacggattttttttttaatttttaaaaatttaaattttttatctgtcaaaaattaaaaaaattacttctacTGTATTAAAatgtctataactttttaaattttaaatttatcgatttttttcatcagacattttttatagcccattaaattatctataaaattttcctataacttttttacgtaatgtcaaaatttaatcagcaaAACTGATGTAGAGTAATagtactttaaaaataattttttttttttttaataattttaaatagaagaggaaaaaaaattcgctgCGCTgcaaaataacaatttaatataaaaataaataaaaaaaaaaaaattgatcacaGCAATTTACCAGCCGGTGCTTGGTATGGATATCGTGACTCATGAGAATCTGATCTACGCCCCGGTCTCGCTTTATCCAATTTATCCGGTCGAGTCTCTGGGCATCCGAGGGCATGTCCGTGGTCTCATCAAGTTGATAGTAAGAACATTCTGTTCCAAATAAATCGAATTGAGTATAGCAGCCCAGCTTTGCAAATTCCAGGAGCTCGTCTTTTTTCACCAGCGttcctattattttaaataaataaataaataattaaaaaaccagttttaaaacaatactaattgtaaatttaattaactgtcTAAATGAGACATGACAGCCTTCTTGGCATCGCCACCAGCTTCGGAAAATATTCTCATTATTTCAAAAGGCGCTTGGGAATTTCTTCCGGGATGAAATGACACCGGGCAGTTTAGCTGTCTTTGGACTTTGGCTGTGGCGCgaattgcttttttttcaaattctaaatGACAAATTCCATAAATAGatgaataactaaataaatatttaaatacttatcaattaaattaccaGTTATTGGCCAAGAACTACCAACTTCACCAACAAATCCAGCTTTAACACCCGGATATTCTTCACAACCTTCagttaattcttttaaaattaaatcgtaCATTtgttcttcattttttaaattattttgacagGCTTCAACATAGTGACcttaaaaaagataattaataataatcgtcATTCTCACAGTaccccccactttttaaaaattttcaatgacaacTGTCAGaagtgaattaaaattttatcaattaattcaaaaaaaaaattcaagttgcAACTTCCGTTgagttgatttaaaaaaaaaattagacagttgacatcaattgggagttaaacaaaatttcagaaaatcgatgtcaattttataatttgaattttgaaattttgtggCCAAAagttcattcaaaaattttcatttgactTCTGGTTGATGTCAActgtcagtaatttttttaaaactctaaATCTCAACGAAATTGTTCTCTTTttaattaaggttttaatttttttttagttaattgataaaattttgacatcTTTAAGATACAAGTCTTGAGGCTGTTTTTTTTGACCTATCAAGACACCAAAATGTTTATAACAATTAGGAGTTTATCACCGAAAAAATGTCTGCTTAAAAAACTTAATAGAAATGacgtcaaaaattaaattacaaatgtcATCTAAATGAtgtttaaattgaaatgacTATATTAGGACAGAAAAAAGATGTCAAATTTCCTATGACTCCTAGAGTCAacatcttaaaaaaaacttagttttgagaaaaaaaaaaatttgtcttctCCTTTTAaatgacatcttaaagttgtccctgtgctacttgggtagtcatagatataaataattaaatcttacCGGTCCCAGCAATAATATTAACACCAGTTTGCTGGCTAACTTTAATCATCAAAGGAATGTCCCGTTTAATTCCATGACTCGTGTTCTCTACAATCGTACCACCgccatgtaatttaaataattcaacttcTTCTAAAATAGCCGCGTGAGTATCAGCATCATTAAATGTAACATTGTATCGACTACTGTACGGATACTGTCTTACAAGCCCGACATTTCTGATATCAATCCCACTGGCAAAATGATTCTTGAGTTTGTCAGGCGGAGGTacgtaaaatttatcaaaatccAGCGCCAGATGCTCGTGAGTTAATGTCCTGGATAGTAGGGACAGATTCGTTGCTCCAAGGACTTTAACAAAaatcgtttatttattattaattattatttaaagtttgttAATTTTGACAAAATCATACCTGTTTGCACACTACCAGCTGGATTCATTATTAAATGTCTTGTGTATTACAGTTGAGTGCAGGCTGTGATGtggaattttcatattttatgtaCCGTTATCTCTTATGAGATAACTTTATACACATActtatgttaatatttattatttaattataaattatcatttaagacttttgttttttatttttattttaatttattagacagtaattatttatttttttatttttactaggCGGCAAATtcattctttaaataaataaattatataagcttttattttatcaatatatatatatatatatatatatatatatatatatatatatatatattataaattttgctaTATACTTCATCACTATtatattaactttattataaataattagaacttattaattcaaaaaagaaaaaaatatttatttcccgctaaaaaattcaaaatttaaattttacggcggaaattaaattttgctctacagaaaaaatctaaaataataattactaaaatatgaataggaaaataattaaaataaaatggagttgatttttttttttttttttttttttttcaaatttattatatcctttattttataaccttgagctggaaataataaaaacactcAAGATCTTAACTCTTCAATCTGATTAAATAATCTAtcgacatatatatacatatatatagaaatataaacCACATTactgttaaataattagtgtcagtagtaataaataaatatatatatatgtatatattttatagccCACTAGTGTCAATCGAGCGATCGCCGTCacattaatcatttaatttattattttaagctgATTAAAATGCCACCGAGCGATCGTCAACGACCAATTGcactcatttatttaaataatcgtaATTTAACGGCTTCTTTTTTTAGCCTAACTCATTTATCatccatatatttttgtatatatatattatcaataataattataataataataattaataataataataataataataattaataataataataataataattaataataatcataaaatactaataatttacatttacacAAAACTCTCATATTTATTTCCTCAattcttttctttttgtttaatattcagtcgtattatattaatttatttcgataaaaacaattaa includes:
- the LOC103577136 gene encoding phosphotriesterase-related protein, whose product is MNPAGSVQTVLGATNLSLLSRTLTHEHLALDFDKFYVPPPDKLKNHFASGIDIRNVGLVRQYPYSSRYNVTFNDADTHAAILEEVELFKLHGGGTIVENTSHGIKRDIPLMIKVSQQTGVNIIAGTGHYVEACQNNLKNEEQMYDLILKELTEGCEEYPGVKAGFVGEVGSSWPITEFEKKAIRATAKVQRQLNCPVSFHPGRNSQAPFEIMRIFSEAGGDAKKAVMSHLDRTLVKKDELLEFAKLGCYTQFDLFGTECSYYQLDETTDMPSDAQRLDRINWIKRDRGVDQILMSHDIHTKHRLVKFGGHGYSHILTNVLPRMPAKGFTAQEIDAITIENPRRWLSY